The proteins below come from a single Lodderomyces elongisporus chromosome 3, complete sequence genomic window:
- a CDS encoding uncharacterized protein (MEROPS:MER0018608), with protein sequence MQNDMIYRDNRIRTFDSNVDSDKVQYSWNDIIDFPFTSTTGLVDAGFYFAPLKNQPKRLRCGYCTHAVQFNDALDLKSITSEHLKTSFKCPKSSMIEAFYSCNDPNSEDSTRFNWSKHSIYKNPFSKTAIEFRREFFKNFPLDKISYKANSDTLSQAGFVYDPFDRESDRVMCMYCHCALDYWEEDDDPMEEHIKNSSRYCYFLDMFEQRNRKKYELKEKSGDFEVAIDSMRLNKENQSETHSLFVDADDKSSEELNLSLHSETEQGSSSSHDLAMMEKRKDQYSLSHQKSSMPKSELKLKSKSSQVITPDVIEVQSTVAKPLGSRNVTSQFQNSRSDSDSDSDSDSDSDFSQELPKLKRKLEPPNYRTKSLKSDATFFNQQNKRAKLSNLESASSLPRTLPRTKPGRRDENLEYWNKVPDDDLLQEFIDVAKTTSKVPNKETDRKVNVLPVPAPVAENNRELSSTSSLSMVDSNEFEGAEALLNDHKDDSQSNYAPAAAADNDNNNNNNNDNDNDDNNDDDDVVDDDDDDDGFSVDVDAGDTSYKESSGNDDYTEDLDASIVEIKPKTHNKVKQVTKNTKSRQDTKYSKSSASKDMSPKISNKDNDKNKKKPQLIKRVTPAPTVADSSNEILDYADASVSRLETHVSRKARIPPLNIELPQNDQIFREETSKVTEQPAFISPRLSPRKNTMSKKGNGPLSPSIFDMSYDTTLEYATKEKSMEKATGKQKIKHKNKEKDKVEIEEVKVFPKIDGKLKGSIDENLSSQSESKQEPQETLCVDALEVHEIQGSSTANNSLVESSKGEKADAEKKPEVSAPTNPSLHANNEALEHRKRMEFRSTSIPNVEQDLKLNDQTDFDGNASASSNKDQEDNVFDRNVIPAVPAAEKTKNSEKNGQKVESTDVMDSEAEQCIVECATKNNIDKHADGMHSDGINEDHREEEYKENRSTSFDHVANVPMNDKVLLENEKLSKVSEIKSNNELCIGTKVLSPVVDTEKNNVKRVSLLPDKVTESDYADYLKLVEKFTAANSDKHFKHTNEVEANIDEKGKIERDNLMQSPVDYESSSVAHESGPNTRNPQQLSKIPSDVQEYTGNQSDKELEQDQRNKIFNANDENENEIKENDEGEHSTKIVKELDLLGEHPKLEVNETAEVDGIETSGGIEKENDNENDSKIDEKIEMERKQEAKNSKEENKDPLFVANKEETIPVDIDEDEEILLLAQEHFAKIRSPYKLDTVILTEDHTNKGLRLRMSDEGKKEDSKNENRDKKIKDGFLTKIQSVQHQDIVDNSTFVSKTSSSSSSSSSSSSSSSSSAGVTKLQNISEDILKDNKTARIPALSQHGTSALASIDATRGTSSRQENVPDNVSDNISEDILDMTEPLAMNSSLTDARNESNRDAHYDQKNIVNKENKEVEQASRSPEGTADLMMLVLQRKESLETSAKELREFANSEYELSDDINGDLTRFIAEMPEDEEQMTIRQWVEHCANNCRDIVQQTYSELNRAILAEYDTAIKMIESIPSEEE encoded by the coding sequence ATGCAAAATGATATGATATATAGAGACAACCGAATAAGAACATTTGATTCCAATGTCGATTCAGACAAAGTTCAGTACAGTTGGAACGATATAATTGATTTCCCATTTACATCAACTACAGGCTTGGTTGATGCCGGGTTCTATTTTGCACCGTTAAAAAATCAACCCAAAAGACTACGATGTGGTTATTGTACTCATGCTGTACAATTCAACGACGCATTAGACCTCAAATCTATTACATCGGAACATCTTAAAACGAGCTTTAAATGCCCCAAATCTTCAATGATCGAAGCTTTCTATTCATGCAATGACCCTAATTCAGAAGATTCCACCAGATTCAATTGGAGTAAGCATTCCATATACAAGAACCCATTCAGCAAAACGGCAATCGAATTTCGACGagagtttttcaaaaatttccCATTGGACAAGATATCATACAAGGCCAATTCAGATACCTTATCACAAGCGGGGTTTGTATACGACCCATTCGATCGTGAGAGTGATCGAgttatgtgtatgtattgCCATTGCGCGTTGGATTATTGGGAGGAAGACGATGATCCCATGGAAGAACATATCAAAAACAGTTCACGATATTGCTACTTCTTGGATATGTTTGAACAGCGCAAtcgaaaaaaatatgagttgaaagagaaaagtggAGATTTCGAAGTGGCAATAGATTCGATGAGATTGAATAAAGAGAATCAACTGGAAACACATTCCTTATTTGTTGATGCAGATGATAAATCAAGTGAGGAATTGAATTTGAGCTTACATCTGGAAACTGAACAAGGTTCAAGTTCTTCACACGATTTGGCGATGatggaaaagagaaaagatcAATATAGTTTGTCACATCAGAAATCACTGATGCCGAAATCAGAACTTAAATTAAAATCAAAGTCGCTGCAAGTGATAACACCAGATGTGATTGAAGTACAGAGTACAGTTGCAAAGCCATTGGGCTCAAGGAATGTCACGTCACAGTTTCAAAATTCAAGGTCAGATAGTGATTCAGATTCAGATTCAGATTCAGATTCGGATTTTTCTCAGGAGTTGCCAAAATTAAAGCGCAAATTGGAACCGCCGAATTACAGAACTAAACTGCTCAAAAGTGATGCCACTTTCTTTAATCAACAGAACAAACGTGCCAAACTTTCCAATTTGGAAAGCGCATCAAGTTTGCCAAGGACTTTACCTAGAACCAAACCAGGAAGGAGGGATGAAAATCTTGAATATTGGAACAAAGTACCAGACGATGACCTTTTACAGGAATTTATAGATGTTGCCAAAACTACTTCAAAAGTGCCCAACAAAGAAACTGACAGGAAGGTTAATGTTTTACCAGTACCAGCACCAGTTGCAGAAAACAACCGGGAATTATCTAGCACTCTGTCCCTTTCCATGGTGGATTCTAATGAGTTTGAAGGAGCTGAAGCTTTATTGAATGATCACAAGGATGATTCCCAAAGCAATTATGCTCCTGCAGCAGCTGCCGAtaacgacaacaacaacaacaacaacaacgacaacgacaacgacgacaacaatgatgatgatgatgttgttgatgatgatgatgatgatgatggatTTAGCGTTGACGTTGATGCTGGAGATACATCTTACAAGGAATCAAGCGGTAATGATGATTATACAGAGGATCTCGATGCCTCGATTGTAGAAATTAAACCAAAGACACACAACAAAGTCAAACAAGTTACTAAGAATACCAAAAGTAGACAAGATACTAAGTATTCCAAACTGTCTGCACTGAAAGATATGTCTCCTAAAATTAGCAACAAAGACAATGataagaacaagaagaaacctCAGTTGATTAAACGAGTCACACCTGCTCCAACTGTTGCTGACAGTTCAAATGAGATTCTCGACTATGCCGACGCCAGTGTGAGTAGATTGGAAACGCACGTGTCAAGGAAGGCTCGCATACCACCTTTAAATATAGAATTACCTCAAAACGATCAAATATTCCGAGAAGAAACATCGAAGGTAACGGAGCAACCGGCTTTTATATCTCCACGATTGCTGCCTAGAAAAAATACCATGTCTAAAAAAGGTAATGGTCCATTAAGTCCCAGTATCTTTGACATGTCTTACGATACAACTTTAGAATATGCCACGAAAGAAAAGTCGATGGAGAAGGCAActggaaaacaaaagattaaacacaagaacaaagaaaaggacaaggtcgaaatagaagaagtaaaagtGTTTCCAAAAATTGATGGCAAATTAAAGGGAAGCATAGACGAAAATTTGTCATCACAAAGTGAATCGAAACAAGAACCCCAAGAAACACTTTGTGTAGATGCACTTGAGGTACATGAAATCCAGGGCTCAAGCACTGCAAATAATTCATTAGTTGAATCGAGTAAAGGGGAAAAAGCGGATGCCGAGAAGAAACCTGAGGTTAGTGCTCCTACAAATCCATCTTTACATGCAAATAACGAAGCTTTAGAGCATAGAAAGAGAATGGAATTCCGCTCAACATCAATACCAAACGTAGAACAAGATTTAAAGCTAAATGATCAGACAGATTTTGATGGTAATGCTTCAGCATCAAGTAATAAAGACCAAGAAGATAATGTCTTTGACCGGAATGTAATTCCAGCAGTACCAGCAGCCGAGAAGACCAAAAACAGTGAGAAAAATGGACAAAAAGTTGAATCTACTGATGTAATGGATTCTGAAGCTGAGCAGTGTATTGTTGAATGCGCgacaaaaaacaacataGACAAACATGCCGATGGTATGCACTCAGATGGCATTAACGAAGACCACAGGGAAGAGGAGTATAAAGAAAATCGATCCACATCTTTTGATCATGTTGCAAATGTACCGATGAACGACAAAGTATTATTGGAGAATGAAAAGTTGTCCAAAGTGCTGGAgataaaatcaaataatGAACTTTGTATAGGTACGAAGGTATTGTCACCTGTTGTGGATACTGAAAAGAATAACGTTAAACGAGTTTCTTTGCTTCCTGATAAAGTTACTGAGAGCGATTATGCAGATTATTTAAAATTAGTGGAGAAATTTACTGCAGCAAACTCAGACAAACATTTTAAACACACAAATGAGGTGGAAGCGaacattgatgaaaaagggaaaattGAAAGGGATAATTTAATGCAATCACCAGTTGATTATGAATCTTCAAGTGTCGCGCATGAAAGTGGTCCAAACACAAGGAATCCACAGCAGTTATCGAAAATACCAAGTGATGTCCAAGAATACACAGGAAACCAATCCGATAAAGAGCTTGAACAAGatcaaagaaacaaaatattcAATGccaatgatgaaaatgaaaatgaaataaaagaaaatgatgaaGGCGAACATTCTACAAAAATCGTCAAAGAATTGGATCTTTTAGGGGAACATCCAAAGCTAGAGGTTAATGAAACTGCTGAGGTAGACGGCATTGAGACTAGTGGAGGAATCGAAAAGGAAAACGACAATGAGAACGATAGTAAAATTGATGAGAAAATTGAGATGGAAAGGAAACAAGAGGCAAAGAAcagcaaagaagaaaacaaagatcCTTTATTTGTTGCTAACAAGGAGGAAACTATACCAGTTGATATTGACGAGGACGAGGAAATATTATTGCTTGCGCAAGAGCACTTTGCAAAGATAAGATCTCCGTACAAATTGGATACAGTAATTTTGACTGAGGATCATACAAATAAAGGTTTACGATTACGAATGAGCGATGAGGGAAAGAAGGAGGATAGCAAAAACGAGAATAgggataaaaaaataaaggatgGTTTTTTAACAAAAATTCAACTGGTGCAACATCAGGATATTGTTGATAATTCGACCTTTGTTTCCAAAACctcatcctcatcttcttcctcatcctcatcctcatcttcatcttcttcgaGCGCTGGTGTGACAAAATTGCAGAATATATCTGAAGATATCTTAAAGGACAATAAAACAGCAAGAATACCTGCTTTGTCACAACATGGTACTTCTGCTCTAGCTTCAATTGATGCAACAAGAGGGACATCTTCAAGGCAAGAAAATGTCCCGGACAACGTCTCGGACAACATTCTGGAAGATATTTTGGATATGACCGAGCCATTGGCTATGAACTCATCGTTAACCGATGCTCGAAATGAATCCAATCGTGATGCTCACTATGACCAAAAGAACATTgtcaataaagaaaataaagaagtaGAACAGGCTTCGCGTAGTCCAGAGGGTACAGCGGATCTCATGATGTTGGTATTACAGCGCAAAGAGTCTTTAGAGACAAGTGCCAAAGAGCTTCGAGAGTTTGCAAACTCAGAATACGAACTACTGGATGATATTAATGGTGATTTGACTAGATTTATTGCCGAGATGCCTGAAGACGAGGAGCAAATGACAATAAGGCAGTGGGTTGAGCATTGTGCAAATAATTGCCGCGATATTGTACAGCAAACGTATTCAGAATTAAACCGGGCTATTTTGGCTGAGTATGATACTGCTATTAAAATGATAGAGTCAATTCCAAGCGAAGAAGagtaa
- the SIT4_3 gene encoding sporulation-induced protein, translating into MSFWPFNNSFNNNNALSKFLDSVHDLSLVTIEDMTKDPTLMQEIINELHNIKGHYNNAKNGSFQFSPTGAENGSDSASFTSSTDNSNSNSTKEIKDGKLIELLIQPHILRGFIVILEESVEFFHQLRIKEEEKIVNSIEENNPTTDIEENDEMEEAKTEVETPDEKFRKCVQSAADILAIDMWIISNRIIETPGIMDELWSLLKLPNLHENSPTVPYLVRILDQLLDLNSIELLNYVRRQENLVDTFLDKIEVPAIMDFFFRIIQTDKPDSPTGILETIASQGVIKKLIEILKPQSETQFENTPYIPDHQQYFRQSSATDFLKALVTISSNAALAVVMETNIGPNQLTRELVTPEIVNTIIHDIMLKKVKDKDGKIQTNKHGINNCVSIIIELIRKNNSDYDLNCGSYSSMLQTGDGTPGEVNSFVMFQWLKDFEQNPPSQRDPIYLGDMLQLFSENLSNFQELLEIEPIPPSKVQTDILGFTRFKISELIAELLHCSNMILLNSKKIRRIIRIRDQIRSQQSKRLRKALEDKIAFKETNAADIHDVTLGLDDVSLDDVHFDTHLHNNNVHDDERHGNDDDDDDDDDDDEEGEKEKEEKEEEEKEGEEENHSNINNHDDVDKAGDERRGDENSLSHDVPTPNSVSNSTSALLKDLELTEDSEDEEPSISPENPFVCTDRDAAIRSDPCVGDYFKIKLIDSNILANIVSKFTKYEWNNFFHNVVFDLIQQIFNGKLNSYNSYLIVELFKTDKCDLTGVIARSFEIEIEPRPGYMGHLILIGEEIVKFTSLYKPDLISPVIVEAVSNQRWIWFINEVLSKTREIYNVVLGADNGDEDTDYGFDTSTVGYLDADEPKKIILGDSSNHDEFVRDNTDSSLNGGFNTDKNANGNAISDENANANTKTNKDKDEDEDMYMDVGPRVADVEVGRMTPDGNLSKHKMLEDDDEDDMLHSEHAKYDEDLSGSSSEEDDEDEEDDDASNELRRVSKHTE; encoded by the coding sequence ATGTCGTTCTGGCCATTCAACAAttctttcaacaacaacaatgcaTTACTGAAGTTCTTGGACTCAGTACATGATCTCTCTTTGGTCACTATTGAGGATATGACCAAGGATCCGACATTGATGCAAGAGATTATTAACGAACTACACAATATCAAAGGTCATTACAATAATGCAAAGAATGGCAGTTTCCAATTTCTGCCGACAGGTGCAGAAAATGGCTCAGATTCTGCCTCGTTCACGTCTTCAACTGATAATAGCAATTCCAACTCAACAAAGGAGATCAAGGATGGGAAATTGATTGAGTTGCTTATACAGCCCCACATTTTACGAGGCTTTATTGTTATTCTCGAAGAAAGTGttgaattttttcatcaattgcgtattaaagaagaagaaaagattgtAAATTCAATTGAAGAGAATAATCCAACTACAGACATTGAGGAGAATGACGAAATGGAGGAGGCAAAAACTGAGGTGGAAACACCGGATGAAAAGTTTAGAAAGTGCGTGCAAAGCGCGGCTGATATTTTGGCCATTGACATGTGGATCATTTCAAACAGAATAATTGAAACACCAGGAATCATGGATGAATTGTGGCTGCTTTTGAAATTACCCAACCTCCATGAAAACTCACCAACTGTTCCGTACTTGGTGCGCATTTTGGACCAATTGCTTGATTTAAACAGCATCGAGTTGTTAAACTATGTAAGGCGACAAGAGAACTTGGTCGACACATTCTTGGACAAGATTGAAGTACCAGCCATAATggattttttctttcggATCATACAAACTGACAAGCCAGATTCACCAACAGGGATTTTGGAGACGATTGCCCTGCAGGGCGtaatcaaaaaattaatagaAATATTGAAGCCACAATCAGAAacacaatttgaaaatacaCCATATATTCCAGACCATCAGCAATATTTTAGACAAAGCTCGGCCACAGATTTCTTGAAAGCGTTGGTGACGATATCGTCAAATGCCGCGTTAGCTGTCGTGATGGAAACCAATATAGGACCAAATCAACTCACTCGCGAATTGGTCACACCTGAAATTGTTAATACAATAATCCACGATATTATGCTCAAAAAAgttaaagataaagatggTAAAATTCAAACAAATAAGCATGGGATCAATAATTGCGTTAGCATTATTATTGAGTTAATTAGAAAGAACAATTCAGACTATGATCTCAATTGCGGATCATATAGCTCAATGCTTCAAACTGGAGATGGCACGCCTGGAGAAGTAAACTCTTTTGTAATGTTTCAGTGGCTAAAAGACTTTGAGCAAAATCCGCCAAGCCAAAGAGATCCGATATATTTGGGGGATATGTTGCAATTGTTTTCTGAaaacttgtcaaatttCCAAGAATTGCTCGAGATTGAGCCTATACCACCATCAAAAGTACAGACTGATATACTCGGATTTACAAGGTTCAAAATCTCGGAGCTAATAGCTGAGCTCCTTCACTGTTCTAATATGATCTTGTTGAATTCTAAAAAGATTCGCCGAATCATTCGCATTCGAGATCAAATACGATCTCAGCAAAGCAAGCGGTTGCGCAAGGCTTTGGAAGACAAAATTGCatttaaagaaacaaatgcAGCAGATATCCATGATGTAACTTTAGGGTTGGATGATGTTTCATTAGATGATGTCCACTTTGACACACATTTGCATAATAATAACGTTCACGACGATGAGAGACACggcaatgatgatgatgatgatgatgatgatgatgatgatgaggagggagaaaaagaaaaagaagaaaaagaagaagaagaaaaagaaggagaggaagaaaatCATAGCAATATAAACAATCATGATGATGTCGATAAAGCTGGTGATGAACGAAGAGGAGATGAGAATAGTTTGCTGCACGATGTCCCCACCCCAAACTCCGTGTCCAATTCAACTTCGGCTCTTCTTAAAGATTTAGAATTGACAGAGGACtctgaagatgaagaaccTTCTATTTCTCCAGAAAATCCGTTTGTGTGCACTGACAGAGATGCCGCAATAAGGCTGGATCCTTGTGTTGGCGATTacttcaaaatcaaattaaTTGATCTGAACATCTTGGCTAATATTGTCAGCAAATTCACCAAATACGAGTGgaacaattttttccaCAATGTTgtgtttgatttgattcAACAGATTTTCAACGGAAAGTTAAATTCATACAACTCTTATTTGATTGTTGAGTTGTTCAAGACAGATAAATGCGACTTGACAGGAGTAATTGCTCGCTCATTTGAAATAGAAATTGAGCCACGACCAGGCTACATGGGTCATTTAATTTTGATTGGAGAAGAAATTGTCAAGTTTACCTCATTGTATAAACCTGACCTCATTTCACCCGTTATAGTTGAAGCTGTATCGAACCAACGATGGATTTGGTTTATTAATGAAGTCTTGTCAAAGACCAGAGAGATCTACAATGTAGTCTTGGGAGCTGATAATGGTGACGAAGATACTGATTATGGGTTTGATACTTCTACCGTGGGATATCTTGACGCAGATGAGCCAAAGAAGATTATTCTTGGCGATTCGTCAAATCATGACGAATTTGTTAGAGATAACACCGACTCAAGTCTAAACGGAGGTTTTAATACAGacaaaaatgcaaatggaAACGCAATTTCAGAtgaaaatgcaaatgcaaacaCTAAGACAAATAAAGACAAGgacgaagatgaagatatgTATATGGATGTCGGGCCAAGAGTTGCCGATGTTGAAGTGGGCAGGATGACGCCGGATGGAAATTTGAGCAAACACAAGATGCTTGAAGATGACGACGAGGATGACATGCTCCATAGTGAACATGCAAAGTATGATGAGGATTTATCGGGAAGTTCTtctgaagaagatgatgaagatgaggaaGATGATGACGCAAGTAATGAGTTACGTAGAGTTTCTAAACACACTGAATAG